CGGTCGACGGCGACGGCGAACACGGAGACGCGGGCGACGACCCGCCGACGGGCGACCGGGACGCCATCCGCGCCCGGCGGAGCGCCTGGGAGCCGGACCCGGCGGGTGTCGACCGCCGACAGGCCGGCCTCGACCGCTTTCTCTGAGTCACTCGGCCGCGTCGCCGGTCGCGTCGTCGCCGGTGTCGTTCGTCCGCTCGCGCAGGTAGCGGGCCCCGGCGACGTACACGAGCGTGAAGATCAGGACAAACGACGCCGTCTCTGCGGGCGCGACCGCCCCGTCGAGGACGAGTTGCACCCCGACGTAGGCCACCGCCGCGACCGCCGCGACGACGACCGTCGCGAGGACGGGGCGCTCGACCGCGATATCGTCCGATTCCATGTTCATGGCACGCCCCACGGCCTCGATCCGCATAGCTGTGTGGGAGCGTGCTCCCCGGCGCCGACGGCCCGTACGCTCGTTCCATGCGAAACAGGGGGCGCCGCCGCGAAACGCTCGACGCCGCCGTGTCGCGACCGTCGAGCCGCACGGGACGGGCCAAGCGTTTAGACGTGTGAACACGACACACATCACATGGACAGCCGCGAGTACGCGTTCGAGGGGCAGCGACCGGAGGTCCACGGATACGCCCACGTGAGTCGGGAGGCGACGCTGGTCGGTGACGTGACCGTCGAGGCGAACGCGAGCGTCTGGCCGGGGACGGTCCTACGCGGGGACGTGGGACCGGTTCGAGTCGGTCGCGAGTCGGCCGTCGGCGACAACGCCACCGTCCACGCCTCGGCGATCGGCGGGAAAGCGATGGTCGGCCACAGCGCGGTGCTGAACGACACGACCGTCGAGGACGGCGCGCTGGTCGGGTTCAACTCCACCGTCAGCGACGCCGTCATCGGCGCGGGGAGCATCGTCGCGATGGGTACCGTCGTCCCGGCGGGCTACGAGGTGCCGCCGGAGTCGTTCGTCCGCGGGACCCCCGCCACGGTCACGCCGCTCTCGGAGACGAACATCGACCCCGGCGCCGTCTTCGAGGCGTTCAGCTCCGGCGACTACGCCAACCTCGCCGACCGCCACGAGGAGCTGTTCGGTGGTCCCGACCCGGGCGGGGAGTAGTCACTCCCGGTCGGTCGAGCGCCTCGACGACGGTCCGGACCATCCCCTCGTTGACAATCCAGCGGAAAACGACGCGGCCGCGCGAGGACCCGGTTTGCGACCCCTCAGAGGCCGTTCGTGTTCACCGCGGTGGTCACGTCGCGCCAGTTGCGGACGGTCCAGTAGCCGAGGCCGGAGGCGATCATCGCGGCCGACAGCAGGTACACCGAGAGGTGCGAGGCGACCACGGCGTCGGGGTGGGTCAGCCCGTAGACGACGCCTTCGGTGCCCAGCCCGATCATGACGAAGCCGACGACGCCGACGCCCGCCGCGGTGACGAGCGCGGGCCGCCCGTAGTACTCGGAGTGTTCGGCCGCCAGCACGGCGGCGACGAAGCCGACCGACCCGGCGAGCACGTAGAGGGGCAGTCGCCCGACCAGCCCCGCCGCGTCGCCCGACGCGATCCCGACGATCCCCAGAAAGGCCGCCGTCAGCGCGAGCGTCGTCGCGCAGATGAGCGGCCCCGCCCGTGCCAGTACGTCCCGTTCGAGATACCCGTTCGCCGACGTAGCCATCACTACAGAGACGGCCGTCTCCCTACAAAAACACCCGTCAGCCGGGCGTCTGACCCCTGTGAACGGAGTGATGGATCTCGTTCGTCGTCCGACCGCCCGTACCAGCCCCTTCCCTCCGAAACCTATTTGCCCGCCAGCGGGCTACCGGTAGGTGATGACGCGGTCCGCTCTCGCGTGGCGCTGGCGCTCGCCCGCTCCGAGAGCGGACGGTACCGCGAGCGCGGTCGGTCGGGCCTAACCCGGCCGCCCGGGACGCGGTGCTCACTCGTTCTCCCGCTCGCTCGCCCGCCAGCCACCGCACACCCACCGACACACCCACCGACACACATGCACGACGACAGCGCCACCGACGCACAGCCCGCCGACCAGTCCGCAGATTCGACCCAGGAATCCGACGGGACCGACGGCGACGAGCCCGCCGACGCCGACGAGTTCACCGTCACGCCCTACGACGTGGACGGGACCGTCGACTACGACCGCCTGCTGGAGCAGTTCGGCGCCGACCGGCTCACCGACGAGCAGGTCGAACGGTTCCCCGACCACCCGATGCTGCGCCGACGGGTCTTCTACGCCGGCCGCGACGCCGACCGTTACCTCGCGGCCGCCGAGGCCGGCGACACGCACTCGATCGTCACCGGGATCGGCCCCTCCGGCCCGATGCACCTGGGCCACGTCCTCGTCTTCTACCTCGCCAAGCGACTGCAGGACGAGACGGGAGCGCACGTCTACGTCCCGCTCTCGGACGACGAGAAGTTCTACGCGAAGGACCTGTCCTTTCCGGAGATCGAGGACGCGACTCGCTCGAACCTGCGGGACCTCCTGGCCGTCGGGTTCGACCCCGAGCGCACCCGTATCGTCGTCGACCGCCTCGACGCCGACGCGGTGTATCCGCAGGCCGCCCGCGTGGCCGCCGACATCACGCAGTCGACCGTCGACGCGACCTACGGCGACCCCGACAACGTCGGGCTATCGTTCTACCCGGCGGTGCAGGCCACCCACCTGCTGCTCCCGCAACTCGTCCACGGTCGCCACCCGACGCTGGTCCCCATCGCCGTCGACCAGGACCCCCACGTCCGGGTCTGTCGCGACGTGGCCGCCAAGGAACGGTTCGACGTGGACAAGCCGGGCGCCCTGCTCGGAAAGTTCCTCCCCGCGCTCGACGGCCCCGGGAAGATGTCCTCCTCCTCGGACGCACCGGCCATCGAGCTGACCGACGACCGCGAGACCGTCCGGGCGAAGATCATGCAGCACGCTCACTCCGGCGGTCGCGTCGATATCGACGACCACCGCGAGCACGGCGGCGACCCGAGCGTCGACGTGGCCTACCAGTACCTCCACACGTTCTTCGAGCCCGACGACGAGCGCGTCGAGGGGCTCGCGGCCCAGTATCGCTCGGGCGAGTTGCTCTCCGGTGAACTGAAGGGGATCGCCGCCGAGCGGATCGGCGACTTCCTCGCCGAGCATCGCGAACGCAGGGACGCGCTCGGCGACCTGGAGTCGGAGCTGGCGCCGTATCGGTTGACCGAAAAAGAGCGGTCACGGCTGCGACCGTCGGTGTTCGCGTAGCCGAGCCGCGCTACGTCGCGACCGACTCGGCCAGCGCGACAAGCTCGTCGCGCGGCAGGTCGGCGACCACGGCGCGCGTCACGCCGTCGTCCTCCCAGACCACGGCCGCCCCGTCGTCGCGGTCGACGTAGGTCGCGTTCGCGCCGGCGACGGTGACGGACTCGCCGTCGGTCGCGTTCCCGCCCGCGGTGGCGTTCAGCATCGGCAGGTCCTCGGCCGTCGCGACGACGGTCACGTTCGCCGCGCCGACGTAGCTCCCGGCGGCGACCGTCCGGCCCGCCCGGGTCACGACGACCGCTCCGTCGAACTCGTAGCCCTCGCTGTCGAGGCGCTGGAGGGTCACGTCGGTACCCGCTTGCGCGGCGTCGAACGTCTCGTAGCGCTCCTGGCCGACGGTGTTCACCGACGCGGCGTCGGGCGGCCGGAACGTGCTCTCGTGGACGCTCGCGTTGAACTGGAGGGTGTCGAAGGCGACGGTCGTCCGGTTGTCGCCGTAACTCGCGCGCAGTTGGTGGACGCGATAGTCGGCGGTGTCGACCCACAGCGTCGCCTCGCCCCGGTCGGACTCGTTGGTCGGCTCGACCCCGACGACGTACACCTCCGCGCCGTCGAGCGTCGTCGTCTCGCGCAGTTCGGCGGTGACGTTCTCGGCGAGCCACTCGGAGACGGAGGCGTTCGCCGAGCCGTTCCAGTCGGCCCAGGAGGTGCCGTTCCAGGTGTGGTTCCCGGCGTCCGACCAGTTACCGGCCCGAGCGGTGTCGTTGCCAGCGAGCGCGGCGCCGTCGGCGGCCATCGCCGACCCGTTCCAGTCCGAGGCGTTGTCGGGCAGGTCCCAGACGCGGGCGGTGTCGTTCGCGCCGTCGTAGACCCACGCGACCGAGCCGTTCGTGCCGGCGGCGTACTCGCTGCCGTCGTAGCTGGTACTCAGCTTCGTCCGATTCGGGCGGTCGAGGACGAACGAGACGGGCTCCGAGCGCTCCGCGGTGGCGTTGGCGACGGTGACGGTCGCCTCGCCGGTCAGCGTCTCGGCGCTCTCGTAGCGCTGCTCGACCCGGTCGAGGACCTCGTCGCCGTCCGGCTGCGCGTCGCCGTCCAGGCTGCCCGCGGGCATCGCGCCGGTCGCGACGGCCGCCGCGAGCGCCACGGCGAGGACGCCGACGGCGACCAGCGCGGACCGCATCGGGAGGGACCCGCTGTCGTCTGTCATTGACGCCGCTTAGGGTCGGAGACTCATAACGGCACGGTCGCCGGTGAGCGCGGTGTTCAGATAAGGTTTGAAGGGTGAGGCGTAGCGTTTTCTGAGTGATTCATGCCCGAAAACGCTAGCCTCGGCGGTAATCTCGACCAATTCGACTTAGATTTTGTGGAGCGAGAAGCGACACCACGACTGTTGATGAAGCTGAGTATTCAGTTGCATCTGGCTGGACTCTCACTTTCGAATACTGTTTCTATTCTTGAGGTATTCGGTGTCAAACGTGCTCGCTCAACTATTCATAATTGGGTTCACAAGGCTGATTTACAGCCCGAAGGTGGACACTCACCGGATCACGTCGCGGTTGACGAGACCGTGATCCGACTCAACGACGAGCAGTATTGGCTGTACGCTGCTGTCGATCCGGAAACGAACAAACTGCTGCATACAAAGCTAAGACCAACTACAACGAAGGTTCTCGCCCATTCATTTCTCGCCGAACTCAGCGAGAAACACGATGTTGACGACGCCGTGTTTCTCATCGATGGCTCCAAATCGTTAGAAGCTGCGTGTCACCGACATGGCTTCGATTTCAGATACGAAAAACATGGAAATCGGAACGCTGTTGAACGTGTCTTTAGAGAAGTAAAACGACGAACTGTATGTTTCTCAAACTGTTTTAGCAATGCCGAAGCAGAAACAGCCGACGATTGGCTCAGATCGTTCAGCTTCGCATGGAATCAGCTTATCTGAACACGATGCCGGTGAGCGTCGAATCGCTGCGGGCGGACGCGACCGAGGCGCCCGTGACGACCCTCGGCAGGCTCGCCGTCCGCCTGCACCCCGACGACTGGCACTGGGAGCTCGTCGACGCCGACCGCGAGCCGGTGGCGACCGGCCGCGTGACCCACGACTCCCGCGAGGCCGTCGAATCGGCCGTCTCAGACCTCCAGGCGTCGGCCGCCGAGACGACCGTCTACGAGATCCGCGACGCCGCCTTCGACTGCTATCGCTCCGAGAGCGGCTGGACGTGGCGGCTCGTCGACGCCGACCACGAGCCGCTGGCTCGCGCCTCGGCGACCTACGACGACCGCGCGGCCGTGCAGTCGGCGGTCGAGCGCGTCAGCGCGCTCGCGCCGGACGCGGACGTGGTCGACTACGACGACGTGGCCTTCGAGCTGCGGTCGGCGGCCGACGGCTGGACGTGGCGCCTCGTCGACGAGGACGGCGAGGAACTCGCCCGGAGCATCGCGACGTTCGAGAGCCGCGTCGAGGCCCAGGAGGACCTCTCGACCGTCAAGTCGCTCGGACCGGACGCCTGGGTCTCGACGGCCGAGTAGACGGGCCGAGTAGGTCCGTCTCTCCTTCGAGCGACGACAACCGCTTTCCCGACGGGCGTCGAACCCGCGACCGTGAACGCGGACGCCGGAGCGGGCGCGACGGTGAACGTTCGTGAGGTCGCGGTCAGTGCCGTCTTCGCCGTCGTCACGGGTATCGTCCTCTGGCCGCCCGGGGCCGTCTACTGGACCGCGGTGGCCGCGGCGGTCGGCGAAGCCGCGACGCTGGCGCTGGTCGTCGTCGCGGCGCTGGCGCTCGGCGCCGCGTTCGGGGCGCTCACCGGCGTCCGAGTCCGCGAGTTCGCCGCAGGTGGCGCGGTCGCCTACGCGGTCGGTATGGCCGCCGTCGCAGTCGCCGTCTCGCCGGACAGTCCCGCGCACCTCGTCCTCTACGGCGCCCTCGCCGTTTGCCTCGTCGTCGGCGTCGCCGCCGCGCGCGTTCGGGCCGTCCCGGCGCGACCGTCCGATCATTAATCTCCGTGCGCCCCCTGGGACGGGTGTGACCGACGCGACCGACACGGAGGCGGCAGGGACCGACTCGGTGGGTGGAGGGCGGTCGACACCGGCCGAGGGCGAGCCGGTAGTCGATCTGGCGGACGTGACGAAGACCTACGAGGGCGGCGTCGCCGTCGAGGCGCTCTCGGACGTCTCTCTGTCGCTCCCCGCGGGTTCCTACACCGCCGTCATGGGCCCCAGCGGCTCGGGCAAGAGCACCCTCCTCAACCTCGTCGGCGCCCTCGACACGCCGACGAGCGGCACCGTTCGGCTCGACGGCCAGGACATCGCGGCGCTGTCCGAGGCCGAGCGCGCACGCGCTCGTGGCCGGACGGTCGGGTTCGTCTTCCAGACGTTCAACCTCATGCCGCGGCTGACCGCCGTCGAGAACGTCGCGCTCCCGCTGGTCTTCCAGGGCGTCGACCGCGGGCAGCGCCGCGAGCGCGCCGCGGATCTGCTCTCGCGGGTCGGCCTCGGCGACCGCCTCGACCACCGCCCCTCGGAGCTGTCGGGCGGCCAGCGCCAGCGCGTCGCCATCGCCCGCGCGCTGGCGGCCGACCCCGCGCTCCTGCTCGCCGACGAACCCACCGGCAACGTCGACACCGAGACGGGCGCGCAGATCATGGAGCTGTTCGCCGAGTTGCACGAGGCCGGCAACACCATCCTGCTGGTCACCCACGAGCGCCGCATCGCCGAACACGCCGAGCGGGTCGTCCACTTCCGCGACGGCGTGATCGAGGACGTGGAGGTCCTCTGATGGACCTGACCGAGACCCTGCGGATCAGCGTCCGCTCGCTGCGCTCGCACCGGTTGCGGGCGGCGCTGACGGTGGTCGGCATCGTCATCGGCATCGCCGCGGTCGTCACCTTCGCGACGTTCGGCGCGAGCCTGAAGGCCGACGTGGTCTCGGAGATCGAGGGGTCGAGCGCCAACGAGGTGTACCTCGTCGCCAGCGAAGCCGACGAGGGCGGCGGGTTCGGCGGCGCCGGTCAGCCGGTCTTCACCGAGTACGACCTCTCGCAGTTGCGCGAGATCGAAGGCGTCCAGCGGGTCGTCCCCCGCGGGATCGTCCCCGTCAGCGCCGTGAGCCACGACAACGAGACGATTGCCCAGCGGCAGGTCACGGCCACCAACGCCACCGCCTTCGACACCGCGACCTTCGAGTCCGGGCGAGCCTTCGAAAACGGCGCGAGCGAGGCGGTCGTCAACCGTCCGGCCGCGCGGCTGTTCCCGGGCAATCTCTCGACCGGCGACGACCTCTCGATCACCCGTTCGTCGGGCGAGGAGTTCGACGTCACCGTCGTCGGGATCGTCAACGGCACCGGCGGGCAGCTGCCGTTCAGCTCCTTCACCGACCAGCCGCGGGTGTTCGTCCCTGCCGACCCGTTCTACCAGTCGGTCGTCGAGAGCCCCAACGCGGTGAGCAACCAGCGAGTCTACTCGCAGGTGACCGTCGTCACCGACCCGGCCGACACCACCGCGACCCAGGAGCGCGTCCGCGAGTACTTCGCCAGCCCCCGCTCGGACGCCGCACAGCTTCTCCCCCAGGGCTACGAGGTGAGCGCTCGGACCAACGCCGACCTCGTCGACAGCATCGAGCGCATCGTCACCAGGCTCACCCGTTTCGTGACGGGCATCGCCGTCATCGCGCTGATCGTCGGCGCCGTCGGCATCGCCAACATCATGCTCGTCAGCGTCACCGAGCGGACCCGCGAGATCGGGATCATGAAAGCCGTCGGCGCGCGCAGCCGCGACGTGATGGCGCTCTTTCTCGCCGAGGCGGTGCTGCTGGGCGCGCTGGGCGCCCTCGTCGGCGTCCCGCTGGGGGTCGCCGCCGGCTGGGCCGCGACGCGGTACGCCGAGATCCAGCTGACCCTGGCGCCCGGGTGGTTCGCCGCCGCCGTCGCCGTCGGCGTCCTCACCGGCGTCGTCGCCGGCCTCTACCCCGCCTGGCGGGCCGCCCGCGTCGACCCCATCGACGCGCTCCGGTACGAGTGAACGGGGGGCGGCGGTCGCCGCTCCGGCCGCGGTTACCCGCCGGCGGCCACCCTGTGGCGCTGGCCGCGGAGGACGAGCCAGCCGCCGCCGATCCCGGCGACCCACTGGAGGCCGATCACGATATCGCGGCGTTCGCCCGTCGTCGTCCGGGACGCTACTTCGGTGACGACGTAGTAACTCCCGTCGTGGGCGACGAGTTCGTCGGCGTCGTCAAGCGGGTCGCTCGTCCGGTACTGTCCGGTCTCCAGCGCCCCGCGGACGCCGCGGGAGGCGTCGTCGCTCGACACCGCGACCGAGTCGAGCACTCGCGACTTGGGCACGGGTTCCAGCCCGTACTCGACGGAGCCGTTGGCCAGTTCCTCTGTCGCGGTCTCGAAGAAGCCCGCTCCCCAGACGTGGACGTACGGGTAGCGAACGTCGCGGACGACGAAACGCGGGTACTCGTCGTACGTGACTCCGCCGTTTGCGTGGACCGCCCGTTCGAGCGCACACGACCTGCTCGGCAGGGTATCGAGACACGCGACCCCCGGGTCGATTTCGTCGACACCGATCGGCGCGTCGTAGGTCCCGTTGTCGTGGAACGTGATCTCCTTCGGCTCGTACGTGTAGCTGTCCGGGTCGCCGATGTCGAGCGCGCCGACGACGAACGGGTTCAACAGGAGGGCGAATCCGACGAACACGTAGAGCCCCCCGCGCTGTCTCCGCGTCAGCGACCGGACCATGGACAGTTGTTCAGTCTCGCCGACAAAACGATGTCGGTTCCGCGGGCGGTCGACCGTCGCGGGCCCCCTCGCGGGTCGGCCCGGGTGCCCGTCACACGGTCGCGCGGCCAACAAAGGCTTAAACCGGCGGAGACTCCTACGGTCAGGTATGCAACACGTGAAGATTCCGCAGGACCGGATCGGCGTGCTGATCGGCGAAGGGGGTGCGACGCTGCGGGAGATCGAGGACCGTTCGGAGGTGCGACTCGATGTCGACAGCGAGACGGGACAGGTCAAGGTCGAACAGACCGGCGACCCGCTCACCGCGCTGAAAGGCCCGGACATCGTCAAGGCCATCGGCCGCGGGTTCGCCCCCGAGGAGGCCATGCGCCTGCTCGACGACGAGATGATGATGTTCGACATCATCGACATCGACGCCGCCGCGCGCAACCGCAACGACCTCCAGCGCCACAAGAGCCGGCTCATCGGCGAGGACGGCCGCACCCGCGAACTCATGGAGGAACTGTCCGGCGCTTCCGTCGTCATCTACGGCTCCACGCTGGGCATCATCGGTGGTCCCGAACAGGTCGACACCGTCCGCGAAGCCGCCGAGATGATCATCGAGGGCGCCCCCCACGGCACCGTCTACT
The window above is part of the Halosimplex rubrum genome. Proteins encoded here:
- a CDS encoding ABC transporter permease encodes the protein MDLTETLRISVRSLRSHRLRAALTVVGIVIGIAAVVTFATFGASLKADVVSEIEGSSANEVYLVASEADEGGGFGGAGQPVFTEYDLSQLREIEGVQRVVPRGIVPVSAVSHDNETIAQRQVTATNATAFDTATFESGRAFENGASEAVVNRPAARLFPGNLSTGDDLSITRSSGEEFDVTVVGIVNGTGGQLPFSSFTDQPRVFVPADPFYQSVVESPNAVSNQRVYSQVTVVTDPADTTATQERVREYFASPRSDAAQLLPQGYEVSARTNADLVDSIERIVTRLTRFVTGIAVIALIVGAVGIANIMLVSVTERTREIGIMKAVGARSRDVMALFLAEAVLLGALGALVGVPLGVAAGWAATRYAEIQLTLAPGWFAAAVAVGVLTGVVAGLYPAWRAARVDPIDALRYE
- a CDS encoding tryptophan--tRNA ligase yields the protein MHDDSATDAQPADQSADSTQESDGTDGDEPADADEFTVTPYDVDGTVDYDRLLEQFGADRLTDEQVERFPDHPMLRRRVFYAGRDADRYLAAAEAGDTHSIVTGIGPSGPMHLGHVLVFYLAKRLQDETGAHVYVPLSDDEKFYAKDLSFPEIEDATRSNLRDLLAVGFDPERTRIVVDRLDADAVYPQAARVAADITQSTVDATYGDPDNVGLSFYPAVQATHLLLPQLVHGRHPTLVPIAVDQDPHVRVCRDVAAKERFDVDKPGALLGKFLPALDGPGKMSSSSDAPAIELTDDRETVRAKIMQHAHSGGRVDIDDHREHGGDPSVDVAYQYLHTFFEPDDERVEGLAAQYRSGELLSGELKGIAAERIGDFLAEHRERRDALGDLESELAPYRLTEKERSRLRPSVFA
- a CDS encoding YegP family protein, with product MESAYLNTMPVSVESLRADATEAPVTTLGRLAVRLHPDDWHWELVDADREPVATGRVTHDSREAVESAVSDLQASAAETTVYEIRDAAFDCYRSESGWTWRLVDADHEPLARASATYDDRAAVQSAVERVSALAPDADVVDYDDVAFELRSAADGWTWRLVDEDGEELARSIATFESRVEAQEDLSTVKSLGPDAWVSTAE
- a CDS encoding DUF4367 domain-containing protein: MTDDSGSLPMRSALVAVGVLAVALAAAVATGAMPAGSLDGDAQPDGDEVLDRVEQRYESAETLTGEATVTVANATAERSEPVSFVLDRPNRTKLSTSYDGSEYAAGTNGSVAWVYDGANDTARVWDLPDNASDWNGSAMAADGAALAGNDTARAGNWSDAGNHTWNGTSWADWNGSANASVSEWLAENVTAELRETTTLDGAEVYVVGVEPTNESDRGEATLWVDTADYRVHQLRASYGDNRTTVAFDTLQFNASVHESTFRPPDAASVNTVGQERYETFDAAQAGTDVTLQRLDSEGYEFDGAVVVTRAGRTVAAGSYVGAANVTVVATAEDLPMLNATAGGNATDGESVTVAGANATYVDRDDGAAVVWEDDGVTRAVVADLPRDELVALAESVAT
- a CDS encoding IS6 family transposase, with protein sequence MPENASLGGNLDQFDLDFVEREATPRLLMKLSIQLHLAGLSLSNTVSILEVFGVKRARSTIHNWVHKADLQPEGGHSPDHVAVDETVIRLNDEQYWLYAAVDPETNKLLHTKLRPTTTKVLAHSFLAELSEKHDVDDAVFLIDGSKSLEAACHRHGFDFRYEKHGNRNAVERVFREVKRRTVCFSNCFSNAEAETADDWLRSFSFAWNQLI
- a CDS encoding ABC transporter ATP-binding protein, which encodes MADVTKTYEGGVAVEALSDVSLSLPAGSYTAVMGPSGSGKSTLLNLVGALDTPTSGTVRLDGQDIAALSEAERARARGRTVGFVFQTFNLMPRLTAVENVALPLVFQGVDRGQRRERAADLLSRVGLGDRLDHRPSELSGGQRQRVAIARALAADPALLLADEPTGNVDTETGAQIMELFAELHEAGNTILLVTHERRIAEHAERVVHFRDGVIEDVEVL
- a CDS encoding KH domain-containing protein yields the protein MQHVKIPQDRIGVLIGEGGATLREIEDRSEVRLDVDSETGQVKVEQTGDPLTALKGPDIVKAIGRGFAPEEAMRLLDDEMMMFDIIDIDAAARNRNDLQRHKSRLIGEDGRTRELMEELSGASVVIYGSTLGIIGGPEQVDTVREAAEMIIEGAPHGTVYSFLEEKHNEMKHKGLDYHKFSG
- a CDS encoding gamma carbonic anhydrase family protein; this translates as MDSREYAFEGQRPEVHGYAHVSREATLVGDVTVEANASVWPGTVLRGDVGPVRVGRESAVGDNATVHASAIGGKAMVGHSAVLNDTTVEDGALVGFNSTVSDAVIGAGSIVAMGTVVPAGYEVPPESFVRGTPATVTPLSETNIDPGAVFEAFSSGDYANLADRHEELFGGPDPGGE